A section of the Candidatus Latescibacterota bacterium genome encodes:
- a CDS encoding phosphoribosylglycinamide formyltransferase, producing the protein MTRIAVFASGRGSNFEALAAAAREGRVPARIALLLSDREDAGALDVAARFGIEAVTLKPAGRRGPLDADWEAACLAACRRAGAEWICLAGFMRILGPALLDAYRDRVVNIHPSLLPSFPGLDAQRQAWEHGVRVSGCTVHLVDAGVDTGPIVAQRAVSTEGVGSADALAARILEAEHALYAEALERLLAGGWRRDGRRLVFTPSPEGRS; encoded by the coding sequence ATGACCCGAATCGCCGTTTTCGCGTCCGGTCGCGGCTCCAACTTCGAGGCTCTCGCCGCGGCCGCGCGGGAGGGGCGCGTTCCGGCGCGCATCGCCCTGCTGCTCAGCGACCGGGAGGACGCCGGCGCCCTGGACGTCGCGGCGCGCTTCGGCATCGAGGCCGTGACCCTGAAGCCGGCCGGCCGCCGCGGCCCGCTGGACGCCGACTGGGAGGCCGCCTGCCTCGCCGCGTGCCGCCGCGCCGGGGCGGAGTGGATCTGCCTCGCCGGCTTCATGCGCATCCTGGGTCCGGCGCTGCTGGACGCCTACCGCGACCGCGTGGTGAACATCCATCCCTCGCTGCTGCCGTCCTTTCCCGGCCTCGACGCCCAGCGCCAGGCCTGGGAGCACGGCGTGCGCGTGAGCGGCTGCACGGTGCACCTCGTGGACGCCGGCGTGGACACGGGGCCCATCGTGGCCCAGCGCGCGGTGTCGACGGAGGGGGTGGGCAGCGCGGACGCGCTGGCCGCGCGCATCCTCGAGGCCGAACACGCGCTCTACGCCGAGGCGCTCGAGCGTCTGCTGGCCGGCGGCTGGCGCCGCGACGGGCGCCGCCTCGTCTTCACCCCCAGCCCGGAGGGCCGATCATGA